A single genomic interval of Rosistilla ulvae harbors:
- a CDS encoding DUF2779 domain-containing protein, which yields MELMTRYLTKSRFILGHGCPTKLFYTKKPEYANSREADEFLQSLAEGGMIVGELAKLYFPGGHDVSTLNYDTALEETSQLLLQNDVVIFEAAVAYENLFCRIDVLVKKGNELQLIEVKAKSIDGNDSDPFRGTRGGVLSDWKKYLLDVAFQRLIFQQAFPTFTVSSWLMCVDKTEECTVDGLHRLFKIESDGSRTSCVFVGDDPAGSICREILKRRRVDGHIDELCSDDFGGRDFEQYVRWLADNYSRDTKVTPEIGVHCRDCEFRCTQQQSDNDRQDGFRECWSEVLGWSDADFDRPTVFDLNNFRRAQEFIDQRRIALEDLTEDDLDFETDAKPGLHPKEMQRVRLNSLKSSSSNAFVDTEGLAEVSRTWRFPLHFIDFETAAPAVPLHRGLRPYQSLAFQFSHHTLGEDGSVSHTGQYLNSELGAFPNFDFLRNLKSSLDGDNGTIFRYAAHENTILNHIVEQLDEFGRHESDYEELRNFACSVSRPTRSHPNPWTVGDRDMVDLRELVARHYYHPRMRGSQSIKYVLPAVLTDSAFLQEKYSYPIYGYEVDSRSSQNFSRQTWIQFREDTVIDPYELLPAVFDDIDRETWNEFWTDEDIRGGGAAMAAYLRLQQETLPQGYRKKVEQGLLKYCELDTLAMVMIVESWRNHPR from the coding sequence ATGGAACTCATGACACGTTACCTGACCAAATCTCGATTCATCCTTGGCCACGGATGCCCAACCAAGCTCTTCTACACGAAGAAACCTGAGTATGCCAACTCACGAGAGGCGGATGAGTTTCTTCAGAGCCTCGCGGAAGGCGGGATGATTGTCGGTGAACTCGCAAAGCTCTATTTCCCGGGCGGCCATGACGTTTCAACCTTGAATTATGACACGGCACTGGAGGAAACCAGCCAACTTCTTCTTCAGAACGATGTCGTGATCTTTGAGGCCGCAGTCGCTTACGAGAATCTGTTCTGCCGAATCGACGTATTGGTTAAGAAAGGAAACGAGCTCCAGCTGATCGAAGTAAAGGCCAAGTCGATCGATGGAAATGACAGTGATCCGTTTCGGGGCACCCGAGGTGGCGTCCTCTCTGACTGGAAGAAATACTTGCTCGACGTCGCTTTTCAGCGTCTCATCTTCCAGCAGGCGTTCCCCACGTTTACTGTTTCATCGTGGTTGATGTGCGTTGATAAAACCGAGGAATGCACCGTCGATGGTTTGCACCGACTGTTCAAAATCGAAAGCGATGGCTCGCGAACTTCCTGCGTATTCGTTGGCGATGACCCTGCGGGCTCGATTTGCCGCGAAATCCTGAAGCGACGAAGGGTCGACGGACACATTGACGAATTGTGCAGCGACGACTTCGGCGGTCGTGACTTTGAACAGTACGTCCGTTGGCTCGCGGATAACTACTCACGTGACACGAAAGTCACTCCAGAAATTGGAGTTCACTGCCGCGATTGCGAATTTCGCTGCACACAGCAGCAATCCGACAACGACCGACAAGACGGTTTCCGGGAATGCTGGTCAGAAGTACTCGGCTGGTCAGACGCTGACTTTGACCGCCCGACGGTCTTTGACCTTAACAATTTTCGGCGAGCTCAGGAATTCATCGATCAACGTCGCATCGCACTCGAGGATCTGACCGAAGACGATCTCGATTTCGAGACAGACGCGAAACCCGGATTGCACCCAAAAGAGATGCAGCGGGTTCGACTGAATTCTCTTAAGTCGAGCAGCAGCAATGCCTTTGTCGACACTGAAGGGCTAGCGGAAGTAAGCAGAACCTGGAGATTCCCACTGCATTTCATCGACTTCGAGACGGCGGCCCCGGCCGTCCCGCTCCACCGGGGCTTGCGGCCTTACCAGAGCCTAGCGTTTCAATTTTCGCACCATACGCTTGGCGAAGACGGAAGCGTTTCCCATACCGGCCAATACCTGAATTCCGAACTCGGAGCATTTCCCAACTTCGATTTCCTTCGGAATCTAAAGTCTTCGTTGGATGGGGATAACGGAACGATTTTCCGATATGCCGCTCACGAGAATACGATTCTCAATCACATCGTTGAGCAATTAGACGAGTTCGGTCGCCACGAAAGTGATTATGAAGAGCTGCGGAACTTCGCCTGTTCGGTCTCCCGACCAACCCGGTCTCATCCGAATCCATGGACGGTAGGCGATCGAGATATGGTCGACCTGAGAGAGCTTGTCGCTCGCCACTATTACCACCCGAGAATGAGGGGATCCCAGTCGATCAAGTACGTTCTGCCCGCTGTTTTAACCGACTCCGCGTTCCTTCAAGAAAAGTACTCGTATCCAATTTACGGATATGAGGTTGATTCCCGTTCCAGCCAGAACTTCTCCAGGCAGACATGGATTCAATTTAGAGAGGATACCGTCATCGATCCCTATGAGCTGCTTCCTGCGGTCTTCGATGATATTGACAGAGAGACATGGAACGAATTTTGGACTGACGAAGACATTCGTGGCGGCGGAGCTGCAATGGCTGCCTACCTCCGCCTGCAGCAAGAGACGCTTCCGCAGGGATATCGAAAAAAGGTTGAGCAGGGCTTACTCAAGTACTGCGAACTGGACACGCTTGCGATGGTTATGATTGTCGAATCGTGGCGGAACCATCCACGCTGA
- a CDS encoding bifunctional serine/threonine-protein kinase/formylglycine-generating enzyme family protein, which yields MAEIASCPTQEELIRLTHGNLPGERLESVCDHVEICGKCQDSLSKIEDPPDAFAKQLVGVSPDDLEKARTAIEAETLKETANSVLGFFAPVLESKDRRLTLTVPCQLGQYEVLRLIAYGGMGEVYEGRHVRLKRPVAVKVIRGYRQDDPVSHEHFLREMETAGQLEHPNLVRAYDAWEHDGYLFLAQELLDGESLQQLASKGQIKTPSEIADAVLGTCRALEQLHGKGFIHRDVKPANIMRLTDGTIKLIDYGLAVAADSGKSASRVGGGTVGYMSPEQAYGAGTVDNRSDIYSVGRVLKYLLSKLPEVFAEAKQAELVQKLTALAERLTQREPTARLQSVYAVIVQLEQLQESIEPLEPATDKRAPPDPPKPSPVVERPRKKTANPREPSSAPTTEARTQAQPKRRGVGWPIIAVLLVGVAGFGAFQITFKTDQQATVRVENHQPGDIIQITSEDGKVRSVELGDQPKFVVDRGTYELSLEGPDNRQLNPTSITVTGRDQLTVRIEDRSGGNKGFEPIGVAGVAKQPLRPKEMEIPSDPGTRPTEAGSTAPMSGKMANAAPAMMTPADSKTLSAPFSATDIRTSRQAWSESLGLAETLTVVTGQNPDFELEFVLIPPGTFEMGMPASLSLMAGNKPEWAESSRPAHRVTIAQPFYLSRYEVTQQQFRDVMGGGLTPVTGDGTTFPATQIPWKACVDFCNRLTQSGTNIPTGGKLRLPTEAEWEYACRAGTTSRFWSGDQIEPSQASLRISGRKLTLEPVDAFAPNPFGLHNTHGNVSEWCSDWFSPDYYAFSGNNDPKGPAEGSRKVIRGGGYSNPPFSATSYWRQSHEPDTRSGNIGLRPVIELPAR from the coding sequence ATGGCCGAAATCGCAAGTTGCCCAACGCAAGAGGAGCTCATCCGCCTGACCCACGGCAACTTACCGGGGGAGCGGCTGGAATCCGTCTGCGATCATGTCGAAATATGCGGGAAGTGCCAGGATTCGCTCTCTAAAATCGAAGATCCGCCTGACGCATTCGCGAAACAATTGGTTGGGGTCAGTCCTGATGATCTGGAAAAAGCCCGAACCGCGATTGAAGCGGAAACTCTCAAGGAGACGGCAAACTCCGTGTTGGGGTTTTTCGCACCGGTGCTGGAGTCCAAAGACCGGCGACTCACGCTGACCGTGCCTTGCCAACTGGGACAGTACGAGGTCCTGCGGCTGATTGCTTATGGCGGTATGGGAGAGGTTTACGAGGGTCGGCATGTGCGGCTGAAACGCCCCGTCGCCGTGAAAGTGATTCGAGGGTACCGGCAGGACGATCCCGTTTCACACGAACACTTCCTCCGGGAAATGGAGACCGCCGGTCAGCTGGAACACCCCAACCTGGTCCGGGCCTACGACGCTTGGGAACATGATGGATACCTGTTCCTGGCTCAGGAGTTGCTTGACGGAGAATCCCTCCAGCAGCTCGCCAGCAAGGGACAGATCAAGACGCCCAGCGAGATCGCTGACGCAGTACTCGGCACTTGCCGTGCCCTGGAGCAACTGCACGGCAAAGGATTTATCCATCGGGATGTCAAACCTGCGAACATCATGCGGCTGACCGATGGCACGATCAAACTGATCGACTACGGTCTGGCCGTGGCCGCCGACTCCGGCAAATCAGCGAGTCGAGTCGGGGGCGGAACGGTCGGCTATATGTCACCCGAACAGGCCTACGGGGCAGGCACCGTCGACAATCGTTCTGATATTTACTCTGTGGGCCGTGTGCTGAAGTATTTACTCAGTAAGCTGCCGGAAGTGTTCGCAGAAGCGAAGCAAGCCGAGCTTGTTCAGAAGCTCACCGCACTCGCCGAACGATTGACTCAGCGAGAGCCGACCGCTCGCCTACAAAGCGTCTACGCGGTCATCGTTCAGCTCGAGCAGTTGCAGGAGTCGATCGAACCATTGGAACCGGCAACCGACAAACGAGCACCGCCAGACCCACCGAAGCCTTCACCAGTTGTCGAACGCCCGAGAAAGAAAACAGCGAATCCACGCGAGCCGTCGTCGGCTCCAACAACTGAAGCAAGAACCCAGGCACAGCCGAAGCGTCGCGGCGTCGGGTGGCCGATCATCGCTGTCTTGCTGGTCGGAGTCGCGGGATTTGGTGCGTTTCAAATCACCTTCAAAACCGACCAACAGGCGACGGTTCGGGTCGAGAACCATCAACCCGGCGACATCATTCAAATCACCAGTGAAGACGGGAAGGTTCGGTCTGTTGAGCTTGGCGATCAGCCAAAGTTTGTCGTTGATCGGGGGACCTATGAACTGTCACTCGAAGGCCCCGATAATCGGCAACTAAATCCGACCAGCATCACAGTCACGGGCCGAGATCAACTGACTGTTCGGATCGAAGATCGCTCAGGGGGAAATAAGGGCTTCGAGCCCATTGGCGTTGCGGGCGTTGCCAAGCAACCGCTCAGGCCGAAAGAGATGGAGATCCCCTCCGATCCAGGAACCAGACCAACTGAAGCTGGAAGCACGGCCCCGATGTCCGGCAAGATGGCCAATGCTGCACCGGCAATGATGACCCCCGCCGATTCCAAGACGCTTTCGGCACCATTCTCCGCGACCGACATTCGCACGAGCCGCCAGGCGTGGAGTGAGTCTTTGGGGCTGGCTGAAACTCTCACCGTTGTAACAGGCCAAAATCCGGATTTTGAACTGGAGTTTGTTTTGATACCGCCGGGTACCTTTGAGATGGGCATGCCAGCATCGCTGTCTCTGATGGCTGGCAACAAGCCGGAATGGGCTGAGTCCAGTCGACCTGCTCATCGGGTCACGATCGCTCAGCCATTCTATCTCAGTCGCTACGAAGTGACGCAGCAGCAGTTTCGTGATGTCATGGGAGGCGGACTGACACCGGTCACGGGCGATGGAACCACATTCCCGGCCACGCAGATTCCCTGGAAAGCTTGCGTTGATTTCTGCAATCGGTTGACCCAGTCCGGTACGAACATTCCGACGGGCGGTAAACTGCGTCTGCCAACCGAAGCCGAATGGGAGTACGCCTGCCGAGCTGGAACGACGTCTCGTTTCTGGAGCGGTGACCAGATTGAACCGAGCCAGGCCAGCTTGAGGATCAGTGGTCGCAAATTGACGCTGGAGCCCGTTGATGCATTCGCACCAAATCCATTTGGGCTCCACAACACGCACGGAAACGTCTCCGAGTGGTGTTCCGACTGGTTCTCGCCTGATTACTACGCATTTTCTGGCAACAATGACCCCAAAGGACCTGCCGAAGGCTCACGCAAGGTCATCCGTGGCGGCGGCTATTCCAATCCTCCGTTCTCTGCGACGTCTTACTGGCGACAGAGCCATGAGCCCGACACTCGCAGCGGCAACATCGGTTTGCGGCCCGTGATCGAGCTACCTGCTCGGTAG
- a CDS encoding RNA polymerase sigma factor, which yields MKPEEPSSPPSQPRSELATRSSMIFDLKEVSEERWNSFVLVYTPLLKFWIRKKNIPSAAEDDILQESFYEICRSIGNFERDAAKGKFRGWLRTIVQRRVADYFRSRPEDQGVPQEVLNQVVSQDQKDADEIEGEQQALEEVKARALELVRQSTAEKTWQMFWLTTVEEVPTSEIAKQFDVTTAAVRVAKQRVLKRLRDLMIDETSEDL from the coding sequence ATGAAACCCGAAGAGCCTTCCAGTCCACCATCCCAGCCCCGGTCGGAACTGGCGACGCGTTCCAGCATGATCTTCGACTTGAAGGAGGTCTCGGAGGAGCGGTGGAATAGCTTCGTGCTGGTCTACACGCCGCTACTGAAGTTCTGGATCCGCAAAAAGAATATTCCGTCAGCGGCAGAGGACGACATCCTGCAGGAAAGCTTTTACGAGATCTGCAGGAGCATCGGGAATTTCGAGCGTGATGCCGCCAAAGGCAAGTTCCGTGGCTGGCTTCGCACCATCGTTCAGCGACGGGTTGCGGATTACTTCCGATCACGGCCAGAGGATCAGGGCGTTCCCCAGGAAGTGCTCAACCAAGTCGTTTCTCAAGATCAAAAGGACGCCGACGAAATCGAAGGCGAACAGCAAGCACTCGAAGAAGTGAAAGCCCGGGCGTTGGAGTTGGTTCGGCAATCGACCGCCGAAAAGACCTGGCAGATGTTCTGGCTGACCACCGTCGAGGAAGTCCCGACATCCGAGATTGCCAAACAGTTCGATGTAACGACCGCTGCGGTGCGGGTTGCCAAACAGCGTGTACTGAAGCGGCTTCGAGACTTGATGATCGATGAAACCAGCGAAGATTTATAA